From the genome of Terriglobales bacterium, one region includes:
- a CDS encoding anaerobic C4-dicarboxylate transporter family protein, whose protein sequence is MIWLELLVVLLCIFVGARLGGIALGTVAGIGLVVLVFVFGLPPGMPPRTVLGMILAVITAAATMQAAGGLDYLIVIADRALGIWPAGITLVAPLVTYVFTLAAGTGHVVYALLPVIAEVARKAGVRPERPLSIATIASQQAITASPISAATVALLGLLTPAGVRLETILLICIPSTLLGSLLGALAVMWKGPELKDDPLYQDRLAKGLIEAPASAGALEGADLRRARGSVIVFLLAVVLVVTLGLFPSLRPSYSTLATGQETIEQLELAPAIMIVMLAAAGINMLLFRASPAATVKGSIMQAGVVALISIAGLGWLGSSLFEGNRQFVIRSISGLIQQHPWIFALGLFLLSILLASQAATVVTLMPVGIALGLGTPILIAVFPAVNGYFFLPTYATMLAAISFDQTGTTRIGKYVLNHSFMLPGMVATVSSVVIGLLIAKLVF, encoded by the coding sequence ATGATCTGGCTGGAACTGCTGGTTGTCCTCCTGTGCATTTTTGTCGGGGCTCGTCTGGGTGGGATAGCTCTGGGCACGGTGGCGGGGATTGGCCTCGTCGTGCTGGTATTTGTCTTTGGCCTCCCACCCGGGATGCCCCCCCGAACCGTTCTGGGGATGATCCTTGCCGTAATCACCGCTGCAGCCACCATGCAGGCGGCAGGCGGTCTGGATTACCTCATCGTCATCGCTGACCGGGCCCTCGGGATCTGGCCCGCCGGCATCACGCTGGTGGCTCCACTCGTCACCTACGTCTTTACTCTGGCGGCGGGCACAGGCCACGTTGTGTATGCATTACTGCCGGTGATTGCGGAGGTCGCGCGCAAGGCGGGAGTTCGTCCCGAGCGGCCGCTCTCGATCGCCACCATCGCCTCGCAGCAGGCGATCACTGCTTCGCCCATCTCCGCCGCCACCGTAGCGTTGTTGGGACTACTGACTCCGGCGGGCGTGCGCCTCGAGACCATCCTGCTGATTTGTATACCTTCGACCTTGCTGGGCAGCTTACTGGGAGCGCTCGCGGTCATGTGGAAGGGGCCGGAGCTCAAGGATGATCCGCTTTATCAGGATCGTTTGGCAAAGGGATTAATCGAAGCCCCAGCATCAGCTGGAGCGCTGGAAGGCGCTGACCTGAGGCGGGCACGGGGCTCGGTCATCGTGTTTCTCCTGGCGGTGGTCCTAGTGGTGACGCTCGGGTTGTTCCCTTCGTTGCGGCCTTCCTACTCAACTTTGGCTACTGGTCAGGAGACCATAGAACAGTTGGAACTGGCCCCTGCCATCATGATAGTGATGCTGGCCGCGGCAGGTATCAACATGCTGCTGTTTCGCGCGTCTCCAGCGGCGACGGTCAAGGGTAGCATCATGCAAGCGGGTGTGGTAGCACTGATCTCCATCGCAGGCCTGGGCTGGCTGGGATCGTCATTGTTCGAGGGCAACCGGCAGTTCGTTATCCGCAGTATTTCTGGGTTGATCCAACAGCATCCCTGGATCTTTGCCCTGGGACTGTTCTTGCTTTCGATCCTGCTGGCCAGTCAGGCGGCAACCGTCGTGACCCTGATGCCCGTGGGCATCGCTCTGGGCCTCGGAACTCCGATTCTGATCGCCGTGTTTCCGGCCGTCAATGGCTATTTCTTTCTGCCCACCTACGCCACGATGCTGGCGGCCATTTCCTTTGACCAGACTGGCACTACGCGCATCGGCAAGTACGTCTTGAACCACAGCTTTATGCTTCCTGGAATGGTGGCCACCGTGTCTTCGGTGGTTATCGGACTCCTGATCGCGAAGCTGGTCTTTTAA
- the aspA gene encoding aspartate ammonia-lyase (catalyzes the formation of fumarate from aspartate), protein IGVVTALNPLLGYDTATQLAAEAMKTGKGIVQLVREKKLLSEEQIATVLDPKVMTGAGGR, encoded by the coding sequence ATTGGGGTCGTGACCGCCCTGAATCCATTGCTAGGCTATGACACAGCGACCCAACTGGCAGCGGAGGCCATGAAGACCGGCAAGGGCATCGTCCAGCTGGTGCGGGAGAAAAAATTGCTGTCAGAAGAGCAGATCGCCACCGTGCTCGATCCGAAAGTCATGACGGGGGCGGGAGGGCGGTAA